The Dehalobacter sp. DCM sequence CCCATGGTGTTTACGGGATATTGCCGATGGTGGTCGGGTCTATCCTGGTGACCGTCGGGGCGTTAGTGTTAGGGGTCCCTTTCGGGGTAGCCGGAGCTATCTTTATGGCCGAAATCGCTCCGCCGAAAGCCGCAAAAATCATCCGGCCCGCCATTGAACTGCTTGCCGGTATTCCGTCGGTGGTTTACGGTTTTTATGGGATGGCGGTGGTTGTTCCTCTGATCCGCAATCATTTCGGCGGGGCGGGCTTCAGCATCCTGGCCGGATCCCTGATCCTGGCGATCATGATCCTGCCGACGATCCTGAATCTGTCCGAGACGGCGCTGCGGGCTGTACCCAAGGAATACAAAGACGGCTCGTATGCCTTAGGGGCAAATTATTGGCAGACCATTAAGTGGATCTCCCTGCCGGTAGCCCGCTCCGGTATTATTACCGGCGTTGTATTGGGCATGTCCAGGGCTATCGGCGAAACCATGGCGGTAATTATGGTCACAGGCAATGTAACGCGCCTTCCGGGAAGCCTGTTTGACCCGATCCGAACGCTTACCGGCAATATCGTCATCGAGATGGGCTATGCTTCCGGTGAACATCAACAGGCATTGTTTGCCACCGGGATCATTCTGTTTCTCTTCATTATGATTTTAAATCTGGTCGTGCAGTTCAGTGC is a genomic window containing:
- the pstC gene encoding phosphate ABC transporter permease subunit PstC is translated as MQKSMHLKKSEIVIEKALLLSAVAAVFIIALIAVFVIISGWPVLQKTGFFDFVLGMKWDPTHGVYGILPMVVGSILVTVGALVLGVPFGVAGAIFMAEIAPPKAAKIIRPAIELLAGIPSVVYGFYGMAVVVPLIRNHFGGAGFSILAGSLILAIMILPTILNLSETALRAVPKEYKDGSYALGANYWQTIKWISLPVARSGIITGVVLGMSRAIGETMAVIMVTGNVTRLPGSLFDPIRTLTGNIVIEMGYASGEHQQALFATGIILFLFIMILNLVVQFSAKGRWQQ